The DNA window ttggccgcttggtttaGCTGCTTTGTTTAAcaactgcttttttatttttttaagcctaACTTTATCTTTACCTGCATTGGATATCCGATAATTTAATTCAgctcaatatataaatataagctagaaccaggggttaaattgggggtggacgcgggtggacgACGTCCACCCACCTTAATAAATAGTTTTGAcctgcagttttacaaataGGCTAACTATAACAATCAAGTCCATTTTTCGtaggctccagtccatgtgttccctctagccagttactcgctcaaccaatcaaaaattgaaaaaaaaaactcaggaggaacagtcgtttatatagacaggcacagaaagaaaaatatcgttgattgtcttgattgtttggaagtgGACGCGGTAGGTAGCTAATTTCATTAATGTGATGTATTGGGGTTACTTTTGTCAGTGCACGTTCCCTGCACATTTCAGCCTATTAGGCGCGCGCCTGGAACATGCGCACTTTAACTAAGATGGCGCCGTCCAGGAAGAAGGCATGTCCCTAATGATTACTGCGTTGTGATTCcgtctgttttgttttgcaagtTAACTTAAGTAAACGCTATGCAACTATATTCTTGTCGTCCATGCCTTGAGAGTTTTACAATGTTTAGCCGATCTAACACTGGCGACGAGGCGGATCACACTGAGCGCTACGGCTGCTAGAACCCATGGACTGGAATTGGCGGTGATAACACGGTGATGTTCGCTAGCTTTTCTGTTTGATCTGTGAACGCCATAATCGCGTGTGTGGACACGGACTTGAGACGGACTGAATTCACCTGAACGGGAGTTTTATTAGTGTTTTTTGCCGTTGCGGGAAAGCTCTATGACATGCTTATGAAGAGCTGGCTAACTGCATCTTTCGTTATCGTCTGTAACGTCGCATTCTGattatcattaaaaagaaaagaaaacgcACAACAGGAAATTAATCAAGTGAGACAAACTTTGCTAACATGGCCACATTTGGACGTATTGAAGAATCCACAGAGGAAAAAATGCAGCTCCTGGCAGGAGTATGCAGAAAGACTAGAATGCTTTTTTGTTGCTAATGGCATTGTGGAAgctgaaaagaaaagagcagtttttttaagtgtgtgtggCCCAGCTACATACTCCACCTTGCGGTCTCTCCTGACACCACGGCTGCCCTCAGTAGTTTCTTATGAGGATATCATAACTTGCCTTGGTCGCCATTATAGCCCTGCTCCATCACCTATTGTCCAGCGGTTTAACTTCCatcactgcaaacaaaaacCAGACCAGCTCATCGCAAGTTACATTGCTGAGTTGAGAAAACTCTCAGTTTATTGCGAATTTGGGGACCAATTGGAAAATATGCTTCGTGACCGCATTGTGTGTGGTGTCCTTGATATTAATCTGCAGTGCCGTCTCTTAGCTGAGCCTAACCTAACATTTGCTATGGCCGAGGAGAAGGCTGTGACTGCTGAAGCTGCTTCTACAAATGTACGCATGCTCCGCCCAGTGGAGGCACCTGTATCTGACACAGCAGTTGATGTTCATCAAACTCAGCCCCGAAGAGGACAAAGGGTTACAGGTGATGCAACGGAAGGCCGCAAACCATGTTTTCGGTGTGGGGGACCTCATGCACCACAAAGCTGCCGGTTCAGCACTGCAGTAtgccatttctgtaaaaaaagagGCCACATTGCTCGTGTTTGCATGGCAAAGGCACGTGCAAATGCACCCTCTGCGGCTACACATGTAGTTGAAGTGCAACCTCAGCAAACTGATTATCCAGGTGTGGAAACTGAGGGTAATTATCTTATCAACTGTGTGACTGAGCGTGAAGTACCTCAGAAGAAAGTGCCATACCATGCCACCGTCACAATCAACAGTAGGAAACTGAAAATGGAAGTGGACTCTGGAGCCGCTTGTTCATTGATAAGTGAAGATACATTTCATTTCCTCTGGCCTGAAGGAACCCCTCAATTAATCAGCGACGACTGTGTTCTGAAACAGTGGTCGAGTGCACCCCTCAGCGTGTTAGTTAAGGTGCTTGTTGACGTGAAATACCAGAAGATGGAGTGCACCTTGCCCTTGCTGGTGATTCAAGGTCGCGGGACCAGTTTGCTTGGACGTGACTGGTTTGGCGCCTTGGGCATAGAGGTTACAGGTGTGTACCAGGTCCGCCAGCAGTCCACAGCGGCTATATTGGCAAAGTATGCTGAAGTTTTTGCTGAGGAGCTTGGGGCTTGTCGGGGTCCTCCTGTCTCAATTGAAGTGGATCCTAACACAGCACCCAAGTTTTTCAAAACTCGTCCGGTGCCTTTTGCATTGTGGTCAAAGGTAGACGAGGCTTTAGATCGCTTAGTCGAGCAAGGTGTGTTCATGCCAGTGAAACACTCAAGGTGGGCCACTCCGATAGTACCAGTCACAAAAAAGGATGGTAGCCTTAGGCTGTGTGGTGACTATCGTTGCACCGTCAACACAGCTGTTAAGCCAGATGTCTACCCACTACCCACTGTGAGTGAGCTCTTTGCAGCTCTGGCCGGTGGTACGGTTTTCACAAAACTGGATCTGAAACAAGCGTACCAACAGCTCCTGTTGGACGATGAAGCAGCGGAATTACTGACCATCAACACACATCGTGGTCTGCTCCGTGCCTTGCGCTTACAGTTTGGAGTGTGTACAGCTGTTTCCATTTTTCAACGATTTATGGACACGCTACTAGCAGGTATTCCAGGAGTGAAGCCCTACCTTGATGACACACTCATTGCAGGCCGGACACAAGATGAGCATGATGCACGCCTTGATGAGGTGCTACGCCGTTTTGCCGAGAGTGGGTTGCGgctccaaaaagaaaaatgcagctTTGCAGTCCCTGAAGTGGAATACCTCGGATTTCGGGTGACAAAAGATGGAATAAGTCCAACGGGTGAGAAGGTGGGGGCTATACAGAACGCTCCCACGCCAAGCAACAAGACCGAGCTCCAGGCCTTCCTGGGTTTGCTGAATTTTTACAACTGTTTCCTCCCCAATAAGGCCACTGTCCTTGAGCCGCTGCACTGCTTACTGGACAAGTCGGCAGCATGGAGATGGACCGAAGAGCATACAACAGCCTATGTGCAAGCTAAGCTGCTGCAGGCTGATGGCATCCTTGCACATTATGATGAAAAGAAGCCACTTGTGCTGGTGTGCGATGCCTCGCCCTATGGGCTTGGGGCACTGATGAGTCATGTTGAGCCAGATGGCCGGGAAGCACCTGTATGTTTCGCCTCACGCACCCTGACCTTGACAGAACGAAATTATGCCCAAATCGACAAGGAGGCACTAGCTGTCGTCTTTGCTGTCAAAAAATTCCACCAATACTTGTCTGGCGGGCCATTTGTGGTCCACACAGATCATAAGCCCTTGCTCTGATTGCTGCATCACTCCAAGCCGATGCCCCAGGTCCTCTCCCCTCGCATGCTGCGGTGGAGTCTGATTCTGGGCGCCTACCAGTATGAGCTGTGTTACCGGCCTGGCAGGCAGGTGGCCAATGCAGACGCCCTCAGCCGCTTGCTGTTGCCTTCGGCCACTACGGAAATTCCACAGCCGCTTGTGGTCTTACTGCTAGAGGCCGTCCCAGATGCTCCGGTGCATGCTGAGAAGATAGCAGCCCTCACGGTGAAAGACCCTGTCCTCTCCCATGTGTTGAGATGGATCTTGCAGGGCTGGCCAGATGGAAACAGTGACAAGCATTTCAGTCCTTTTTTCTCGCGCTGCCATGAAATGTCTGCTCACAAGAACTGTGTGCTCTGGGGCAATCGGGTGGTGGTTCCAGTGCTGGCAAGGGAGGAGGTGCTGGCACTACTCCATGACGCACATCCTGGCATTGTGCGCATGAAAGGTCTTGCGCGCAGCTACGTGTGGTGGCCGGGCATAGATGctcaggtggaggaggtggtgaaGAGATGTTCTACATGCCAGATGTCACGACATAACCCTCCGAGAGCACCTGTGCATCCCTGGGAGTGGAGCTCAAGGAAGTGGTCCCGACTTCATGTCGACTTCGCTGGCCCATTCTAAGGAAAGGTCTTCCTTATTGTGGTAGACTCACATTCGAAGTGGTTTGAGGTGGCGTTGATGAGTTCCATGTCATCCGCTGCAGTGATCACCACACTACGCCAGCTGCTGGCAACCCATGGTTTGCCTGATGTAATTGTGTCGGACAACGGCACAGCTTTTACCTCGGCGGAATTCAAGGGATTCATGGAAAGAAACGGCATCAGGCATGTAACGGTGGCGCCCTACCACCCCTCATCCAATGGGCAAGCGGAACGTATGGTGCAAACAACGAAGGAGGCATTAGGAAGAATCCTGAAGGGAGATTGGCAGACACGGCTGGCTCGATTTCTCCTGGcccaacacacaacaccacactcAGCCACTGGAAAGAGCCCAGCTGAAATGTTGATGGGTCGCCGCCTCACCACGGCCCTTGATCGCCTTCACCCAGATTTTGGGGCGgaaatgcaagaaaaacaagaaaaggccGCAAGTAAAAGTCAAGGTACGCTGCGGCAGTTCAAGGAAAGAGAGGCTGTACATATGCGACACTATGGAGGAGGCCCAAAATGGGTACCGGGAGCAGTCGTGGAGGCTACAGGACCACTGTCGTACAGAGTACAAACAGCAGATGGCCAAGTGCACAGACGCCATGTGGACCAGCTCAGGGGACTGATGTCcccagctcctgctgcagcacctGTTGCTGCCAGTGGTGTACTGGAATGGCCCTTGGAATACTACCCCACAAGCTTGCCAGTGTCAGACCTCACACAGGTTGAGGCTACTCAAGAAAAGACTCAACCCCTGCCGCAGGCACCTCCCAGTTCTCCAGCTGTGGCTGATTTCCCAGTTCTCCCTGCTCAACCCCAACGGCTAACCCGCCAGCGAGTTCTTCCTCGGCACTTTCAGGACTAaagtggggggaaggggtgtgATGTATTGGGGTTACTTTTGTCAGTGCACATTCCCTGCACATTTCAGCCTATTAGGCGCGCGCCTGGAACATGCGCACTTTAACTAAGATGGCGCCGTCCAGGAAGAAGGCATGTCCCTAATGATTACTGCGTTGTGATTCcgtctgttttgttttgcaagtTAACTTAAGTAAACGCTATGCAACTATATTCTTGTCGTCCATGCCTTGAGAGTTTTACAACGTTTAGCCGATCTAACAATTAACAtataatttcatctatgcaacatgttaaagagagatgaataaacagcccccaggaacgccggctattattaacggcaactttgattgcttgagcaaaatcagcaggttgctggtcagcagctaaacTAGGaatgaaaattggtggggcgcaaaactttcatttaaactaatcattgatctcaacctgttttcaatagtaatttttcctttattatcaagcgtgccaacgatcggactaatcaaatggcaagtagcctaacacacagcatcTCCATACCTTTTTAGGGGTATtcaatcataaattcaatttatctgttaaatatccgttttaatcaccaagtagtctgcacttaacacacaaaatacaccagtctgttatctaccgtgttagctttcagaataaccagcagaaacaaaacctgcacttcaattttgtttacaatgtaGGTGTCAGGAATCCAGCCTGATTCcctttgtgttcctgtttctttttgtttatttcttattttttaaatttttatttattttttattttcggtTCACTTTGTTTCGTTTTgcggttgtgttttctgtgttcgtgTGCTTTGGTTAATTTTTCCCCCttaggttcctggttcctgcccacgccccgccccagtGCCGCCTGTTACCTCATCTGCAATCAAGCCCCCACTAACCATCCTCACCTGCGTCCCATCTTCCACTCATTAGTGTTGCTAtttagtttctgtgtgcacCTTTAGTTTTGCCAGATCGTGCCTCTGTTTTTCCGAGTAGCCTTTCGAGCCTTTTCTAGTGTATTGTCTTTCCCGGTTTTAGACTTTTTGCCTGTTCTATTTTTGACTTCGAGATTAGCCTGCCTGTTCTGCCCTTAGCCTTGGATTTTTCGACCCTCGCCTGTTTATTCCGACCTGCTCCCGGTTCCCGTTTTTGTACCTCTGTACCATCTTGTTGATTTCCTGGATTGTGACCCTTGCCTGTACCTTGACTACGAGACTGCCTCTGATTCTGTGCTGTGGAAATAAATCGCTACTTCTTTTAACTCTGGTCCGCTTCTGAGAACTACCCCAGACCCTGACAGTaggcattgcagatatttgccatgaattcgAGTGCGgcgaaagaagtgcatgtattcacaaataatgttgtttaacaatgtgcacaatttcgtactgcacatgaaaataaatgtaggctataaggcctaggctactcgctaaaactgcctatttggggagagctggctatatatgatagtattgctattgagtagcctattttgtggattaattgcattgatgctcaaggaaaatcaggggaagattccgccactgcttagcgattaaaacggatttttctaaatcgcatttatcatttaatctccctaacacaatgcgaagaagctgtgtccctttccaattgattaggcAGATGTTTGCAttcttgttaatcactgaaaattaatgaaaacagtttgagatcaatgattagtttaaaggaaagttttgcgcctcaccagtttaagaaagatggataaaggaggaagaaagtgaggacaagaggaggttgaccgattattttcgtgggtaaaaaaaattctcagcattaatgacactcaataaacttgaaatatattatgtaaaagcttgcatcaatagtatacattctttttaaaacattgttttccttaattacaattatgtgcacaatacattaaacatacaactattttgagctgagacattcattggtttgtaccttttttcacccacctcccaccggatctcagggtccacccacctcccaaatcccaatttaacccctggctAGAACGAATAGCTACAACAACACTAGAGATGGCATTCAGCATGTGTCAGGCTCAAGGGGTTCGTCTGACTTGTTAGCTAGCTGCACTGTCTAGCTTATTTCATTTGTATCAATAAAAATCACTGTCAGCTAATGGTTTGTGTGGTGAGAATTTCTTTATTTGCAACATTATTCGTATGTTTTCAAATACTTGTTACAAATGATATATCGATAGCCTACTCTGATTCTAGCAACCATTGTAATGGACACCCTTGATGTTTTTAGAGTGTTGTCTTGATTACGATATGCTCGAATTAAACTAATAACACGGGCGCCGCAATATAACGTAATCTGGTCCTACCACAGATGCTAATTTAACTAAGGTTACTCACTTGATTTGGACAATCTTCTCAGAAGactaaaatgaaattgaaaggggtggggggtgggggggggggttattttggGAGTATGTGGACGTAATTTATCATCTTTTGATCAATGCATCAAAACAAGTTGGCAGCGCAAAAGGCTACTACTGTTGGATTGTTTTCTACTTTTGCAGAGTattaaatcaattattttgATCATGGGTGGGCTTAACCATGATGTGATACATTGTAAATTTTAATAGGTATTAAATCATAGAGATTCTGCTTTCTTCCAGCCCGCAGTTAACTCATTTTGGCAGCTGCGTTTAGCAgtctaatgttagctaactgtaTACCCTAGCTAGTACATTTTTTCCGACGCTGAACTGTTTTAAGCAAGTGTGAACATCtgcatgaacaaataaatgctcTGATTTAGGACTTGAAGACAGAAGTTGTTAAGAGTTTACTCGGTGCAATGGTTTGTGGAAAATAAGAGCGTTTAGTCCAAGGTTTAACCCAAACGCTAATTGTTGAATCATTCATAAATAGACGTTCTAATCTTGTGTTCTAATCACATCGGTGTGACCGTACGCGCCAAAGGGTAACAATGGATATGGGCTTGTGTTGATAAAAAGGGAATTGACGGAAAACTGTTCAGTCCCTGGTGTATAAAAAACACGAGGAACCGTGTTAATCAGAACTGTTTTCAAAATTCTAGCAAAAACGTTTTTATACGACCACAACTAGATTAGCCTACGACAAATACACATTCACTCAATTATGggactattttaaaatgtagcgGGTATATCTGATCTGAAAGTTTCTCACCCATGAATTTACTCTGGGACTAATTATCTCTCCTCCCTTATACAGTACATAGTAgcctaccactactactactactactactactactaataataataataataataataacttgggGTTTCAGTATGTGATTTTCCCCTTTATTACCTGGGAATCGTAGCTAAACATGTTGAGGCACGTTCATGATGTGTGGATATGCAGGGGTGCGAGTGTTACAATTTTCAAGATGTTTTCACAATATTGATACTGTTGAGAAAGTTTCCTTCTGCAAACGTCTTAATATCGTATTCGTTCTGCCTACATTTCTTACAGCTTTAAAGCTTGACATGCCATTTTAACTTTGTATTCACATTGACTGAGTCCATAGTTTGTATAGCTAAAGCTTTATTTTGAGTGGACTGTCATATCTGTACACTAGTGAATGGATGAGATATTCAACACTTAATTTGGGTGCTTTTTTGGATGTTTGGAAGTGGTATTTTGTGACATAGTGCCACAATTTGATACTATGTCTACAAAATCTCATTAGGTTGTAATGGTCATAAGTTTAGATTGGTAAAGTTTTAATATGCTACAGCTCTCTAACTTTTTCATTTGGTAACAGCTAAACAACGACTGAAGCAACCGCACTAAAGTTTATTCATAACTTAACATTCTAGTGGTGGTTTAAACTTTTAGGTATAGGTTCCTGATTATGTCGGCAAACAGGCCTACATTTTCTGAAGAAGGCTATGGGAAAATTAGATATACACCCCTTTACGTTTgcctatattttatttcacgAATCTTGAGATCAAAGCATctgaaatattgaatatttatcGCCTTACGCAAATTATTCTACCTTTGTTCACGTCCACTGGGATGTGGGGCAAATATAGTCTATTAAAATAGGTTCACaatagtgtgtgtatgcacgcgtACGCTATGGCAATTGTAGAGATTCTAAAGAATAATTCTTCATCAGACGTTTACAAGATCTTatttttctaataataataggcAGCTCCTATAAAAGGCTCGTGTTATGTTGTATTTTCtcaaaaaacagcagcagtagcagcagcagcagcagcagcaacaacaacaacaacaacaataattataaagAGCTAAGgttgcaattaaattaaacctctcttttcattcatttgtatcAGTAAGGGATTTtgtctaaaacatttttttcatctgaaCTGATGagaaacatgtattttaaataaatcccCCAAATAACCAATGAcctaaaaattatttaaaatatcgCATATGCATGATTCGTGTTCGAAATGTTTAACACTGATATTTAAGATACTTAAACTGCTTATACTTAAATTTGCATGTGTCACACATATCGGCTATTATTCGTAGCAGATATAACACGCAGACGTTTATATTAAATGTAGAGCATCGATGTCTGATGTTAGTCTATACACTTTTTGTAGCCTACTGCAATTGTAGTACTCAGGAAATTATTTATCCGCGCTTGAACATATAGTGATGTTTACTTCAGGCAATACGCAAACAGAATTAACCTTTTAATAAGAAATGCACTGTTCGCTAATGATTGTTGAGCTATGAATGCTTGCCCCATAAAGGAAAGTAGGCCTACTGATAAAAGCCTACTATAATAATTGAGAGGACAAAACTTCTAACCTCGGTAACTGAGGTGAACTGCGGGTACGCATTGCTACGACTAGACTACTGAGGAGAATAATCTGCTATGAATACTTTTGGGGGTTAAACCTGATTATCAAATATATGACAGGTGAATTGTAAATCAACAGTTAACTGAACTAAACGCAATTCAGAACGTCTACAATGCATGAGCTATATGCAATAGAGCACTATCGCTGGTGAAAATATGGGCTAATTTAGCTGTGCgtaaaataattatgttcattAAGTATTGCAATTAGGCTATGGCCAGTTCCTTAACTGATTTACCTAATTAATTTCAGCGAGTGTTACACTACTTACTTTTGTTGATTCTTGTGTACACAACTTACTTTTGTTGATTCGTGTGTCCGCCGGACTCATAACCTGCGTGCAAGTAGACCTACTGAAAGAAAACTGAACTTAgtggaatttttatttaacattacaAAGTCCCACAATAAAACGAAATCATTACCTGATTTTATAGCCTTCACGATTAAAAATGAGCTATAGCCTATTTCAATCGCAATACTTAAGATTTCTATTTGGGCTATATGTTACCATTTAAAATCTCACGCTTTACTCATGCGCTGGTTATAAAGCCGTCTATGAATTGTGCCAGTGCAAACTACGTAACAAACAAATTCCGCCGGATTTTATCAAACactcatataaaatgttttttcgtATTCACGTACGTATGTTGATAAATAGCCTACCAATAAATCGTAAATGAAATGCGGTTTCACAGAACTTGTGATTAGCATACATTTATGCCCCTGTGATAGGCCTACTATATAAAGAGGTTGGAATTCCATtgcaaaagtaaataaataaataaattaattaattaattaataaaataataataacttgtaAGGTATTTTATTCAGTGGAGTCGGGAAAGATTAAAGTCTGGCAAGCTGTAGCTGTTAATCCTGTGTCTCAAGTTCTGCATAACAGGTAAATAGAAAATGGTTTGACATGAAACTGGAGGCAAAGAGGAAAATCTTCATTTACGTGTTTTATGGTATTCAAATTCAATCGCAATTAATCATTAGATTACTCAGGATTACGCAAATGAAGCATCACCTGTTTTCATGTTGAATCCAGTTGTGgtttttatataataattttaacaattataataaaatattaaattgtttttaaatgatttaaaagaaTTTTGCTACTCTTTTAAAACCAAAGTAAAAGACGAATGAATGGAATAATTAAAGCACCAACACCAAAAAATAAGCTTTACagccttgtttttttcccccatgtacGCACACAATAGGATTAGTTTAGAAATCTGCGCTCCTGAAATGTGTTCCCGTCCTACGAACAAACTGACATAGGTAAACTTTGATAAAACCCAAATTGTTTGCGTAAATGCATTTGGGAACGATTTACGATCTAATTCGTTCGGCTCAAGTTTGCTAAATGAGGTCCAATGGCTTTTTTCAAGCCCCCCCTCCTTGGTCACTGACAGCACATGCAAACGCTTATAGCCTATTGGACTCCTTTCCCGCACAGTATGTGCTTTGTCTGTTTACATTTCATGACATTAGCCCCTGGGAAAACATACATTTGGCATTTCTCTGCCAAAAATTGCAACATCAACATGCTTCGAATGCCATTAGCCATGGGGATGTTAAAAGTGCTCAATGACATAGGGAATCGAAAGGAAGAGGC is part of the Anguilla anguilla isolate fAngAng1 chromosome 7, fAngAng1.pri, whole genome shotgun sequence genome and encodes:
- the LOC118232543 gene encoding LOW QUALITY PROTEIN: uncharacterized protein K02A2.6 (The sequence of the model RefSeq protein was modified relative to this genomic sequence to represent the inferred CDS: substituted 2 bases at 2 genomic stop codons) yields the protein MECTLPLLVIQGRGTSLLGRDWFGALGIEVTGVYQVRQQSTAAILAKYAEVFAEELGACRGPPVSIEVDPNTAPKFFKTRPVPFALWSKVDEALDRLVEQGVFMPVKHSRWATPIVPVTKKDGSLRLCGDYRCTVNTAVKPDVYPLPTVSELFAALAGGTVFTKLDLKQAYQQLLLDDEAAELLTINTHRGLLRALRLQFGVCTAVSIFQRFMDTLLAGIPGVKPYLDDTLIAGRTQDEHDARLDEVLRRFAESGLRLQKEKCSFAVPEVEYLGFRVTKDGISPTGEKVGAIQNAPTPSNKTELQAFLGLLNFYNCFLPNKATVLEPLHCLLDKSAAWRWTEEHTTAYVQAKLLQADGILAHYDEKKPLVLVCDASPYGLGALMSHVEPDGREAPVCFASRTLTLTERNYAQIDKEALAVVFAVKKFHQYLSGGPFVVHTDHKPLLXLLHHSKPMPQVLSPRMLRWSLILGAYQYELCYRPGRQVANADALSRLLLPSATTEIPQPLVVLLLEAVPDAPVHAEKIAALTVKDPVLSHVLRWILQGWPDGNSDKHFSPFFSRCHEMSAHKNCVLWGNRVVVPVLAREEVLALLHDAHPGIVRMKGLARSYVWWPGIDAQVEEVVKRCSTCQMSRHNPPRAPVHPWEWSSRKWSRLHVDFAGPFXGKVFLIVVDSHSKWFEVALMSSMSSAAVITTLRQLLATHGLPDVIVSDNGTAFTSAEFKGFMERNGIRHVTVAPYHPSSNGQAERMVQTTKEALGRIRRLTTALDRLHPDFGAEMQEKQEKAASKSQGTLRQFKEREAVHMRHYGGGPKWVPGAVVEATGPLSYRVQTADGQVHRRHVDQLRGLMSPAPAAAPVAASGVLEWPLEYYPTSLPVSDLTQVPGSCPRPAPVPPVTSSAIKPPLTILTCVPSSTH